A part of Pseudomonas sp. MYb118 genomic DNA contains:
- a CDS encoding sigma-54 interaction domain-containing protein: protein MQLLTLPPSPALATSIRATAQVFEDPKSQALLAHLQQVAPSEASVLIIGETGTGKELVARHIHNLSARRNRPFVAVNCGAFSESLVEAELFGHEKGAFTGALSAKAGWFEEADGGTLFLDEIGDLPMAIQVKLLRVLQEREVVRLGSRKSIPINVRVLAATNVQLEKAINAGHFREDLYYRLDVVSLELSPLRDRPGDILPLTRHFVDAYSQRLGYGSITISKEAELKLRSYSWPGNIRELENVIHHTLLICRNGVIERDDLRLSHMRIERQDDGHGHHHDSPEALLERAFQKLFEEQAGALHEKVEDALLRAAYRFSHYNQVHTAALLGLSRNVTRTRLIKMGELAVNKRRPTENVQGERLMHLSI from the coding sequence ATGCAACTGCTGACCTTACCGCCCTCGCCCGCTCTGGCCACGTCGATCCGCGCCACGGCCCAGGTGTTCGAAGACCCGAAATCCCAGGCATTGCTGGCGCACCTGCAACAAGTAGCGCCCAGCGAGGCCAGCGTGTTGATCATTGGCGAGACCGGCACCGGCAAGGAGCTGGTGGCGCGGCACATCCACAACCTCAGCGCCCGGCGCAATCGCCCGTTCGTGGCGGTGAACTGCGGCGCGTTCTCCGAATCACTGGTCGAAGCCGAGTTGTTCGGCCACGAGAAAGGCGCCTTCACCGGGGCCTTGAGCGCCAAGGCCGGCTGGTTCGAAGAAGCCGATGGCGGCACCTTGTTCCTCGATGAAATCGGCGATTTGCCGATGGCCATCCAGGTCAAGTTGCTGCGGGTGTTGCAGGAGCGTGAAGTGGTGCGGCTGGGCTCGCGCAAGAGCATCCCGATCAACGTGCGGGTGCTGGCGGCGACCAACGTGCAACTGGAAAAGGCCATCAACGCCGGGCATTTCCGTGAAGACCTGTACTACCGCCTCGACGTGGTCAGCCTCGAATTGAGCCCGTTGCGCGACCGCCCCGGCGACATCCTGCCGCTGACCCGGCACTTCGTCGACGCCTACAGTCAGCGCCTGGGCTACGGCAGCATCACCATCAGCAAGGAAGCCGAGCTGAAACTGCGCAGCTACAGCTGGCCGGGCAATATCCGCGAGCTGGAGAACGTCATTCACCACACCCTGCTGATCTGCCGCAACGGCGTGATCGAACGCGATGACCTGCGCCTGTCGCACATGCGCATCGAGCGCCAGGACGATGGCCACGGCCACCACCACGATTCACCGGAAGCCCTGCTGGAACGGGCCTTCCAGAAACTCTTCGAGGAACAGGCCGGTGCCCTCCACGAAAAGGTCGAGGACGCCCTGCTGCGCGCCGCCTATCGCTTCAGCCACTACAACCAGGTACACACCGCCGCGCTGCTGGGCTTGAGCCGCAACGTCACACGCACCCGCCTGATCAAGATGGGTGAATTGGCGGTGAACAAGCGCAGGCCCACGGAGAACGTACAGGGCGAGCGCTTGATGCACCTGTCGATCTAG
- a CDS encoding acyl-CoA dehydrogenase family protein yields MTAKPQSALISPLQTARHLAAEFALTAVERDERGGTPKAERDALRDSGLLALSIPSQYGGLGANWSDTLTIVREFAKVDSSIAHVFGFHHLMLATVRLFSRPEQWQPWFEQTARKNWFWGNALNPLDTRTVVKDLGGWREFSGKKSFCSGASDSQMLIASAVDENAGGKLLIAAIPSGRSGITLHNDWNNMGQRQTDSGSATFERVRVEESELLLDPGPLSTPFACLRPLIAQLTFTHMFLGIAEGAFEEARQYTLTETRAWHKSSTQDVRQDPYVLGHYGEFWVALEGVRLLVERAAELLDQAWAKGPALGAEERGHLATAIATAKVAATRNGLELCSRLFEVTGARSTHASLRLDRHWRNLRTQTLHDPVDYKLHELGDWALNQSLPIPTFYS; encoded by the coding sequence GTGACTGCCAAGCCGCAAAGCGCCCTGATTTCCCCCCTGCAAACCGCCCGCCACCTGGCCGCCGAGTTTGCCCTGACGGCTGTCGAGCGCGATGAGCGCGGCGGCACGCCGAAAGCCGAACGCGATGCCTTGCGCGACAGCGGCCTGCTGGCCCTGAGCATTCCCAGCCAATATGGCGGCCTCGGCGCCAACTGGAGTGACACCCTGACCATCGTGCGCGAGTTCGCCAAGGTCGACAGCTCGATTGCCCACGTCTTCGGTTTTCACCACCTGATGCTCGCCACCGTGCGCCTGTTTTCCCGGCCCGAGCAGTGGCAACCGTGGTTCGAACAGACTGCGCGCAAGAACTGGTTCTGGGGCAATGCCCTGAATCCTCTGGACACCCGCACCGTGGTCAAGGACCTGGGTGGCTGGCGCGAGTTTTCCGGCAAGAAAAGCTTCTGCTCCGGCGCCAGTGATTCGCAGATGCTGATCGCCTCGGCGGTGGATGAAAACGCCGGCGGCAAGTTGTTGATCGCCGCCATCCCCAGCGGGCGCAGCGGCATTACCCTGCACAACGACTGGAACAACATGGGCCAGCGCCAGACCGACAGCGGCAGCGCCACGTTCGAACGGGTACGGGTCGAGGAGTCGGAGCTGCTGCTTGATCCCGGCCCTTTGAGCACACCGTTCGCCTGCCTGCGGCCATTGATCGCGCAGCTGACCTTCACCCACATGTTCCTTGGCATTGCCGAAGGCGCCTTCGAAGAAGCGCGGCAATACACCCTCACCGAGACCCGCGCCTGGCACAAGTCCAGCACCCAGGACGTGCGCCAGGACCCTTACGTGCTCGGCCACTACGGCGAATTCTGGGTCGCGCTCGAAGGCGTGCGCCTGCTGGTGGAGCGCGCTGCCGAGCTGCTCGACCAGGCCTGGGCGAAGGGCCCGGCGCTGGGTGCCGAGGAACGCGGGCACCTGGCCACGGCCATTGCCACCGCCAAGGTCGCCGCCACCCGCAACGGCCTGGAACTGTGCAGCCGGCTGTTCGAGGTGACCGGCGCCCGCTCGACCCACGCCTCGCTGCGCCTGGACCGCCACTGGCGCAACCTGCGCACCCAGACCCTGCACGACCCGGTGGATTACAAACTCCATGAACTGGGCGACTGGGCGCTGAACCAGTCACTGCCGATTCCGACTTTCTATTCATAA